The DNA window TGAGGTGATGAAAATGAAAGAAGACCAAAATCAAAACCAATTGTCTTCTCAACGTGAAGAAGAGACACCTATTCCTTCTTCACCCTGGAAAAAACTGATGAAAAAGAAATGGTTTTTTCCGGCCGTCTACTTAGCGGCAGCAGCCCTCATCCTTGCGCTTATCACCTGGTATCAGAACAACAACTTGGACTACGCCATCGATCCTGACGACCTGTATGACTCCGTCGGCTATGAAAACGAAGGAGAAACAGGAGAAGGTGTGAGTGATGAGGATGCTAACCTGGATCCTGACGCACTGCCTGTGACTGGCGGGCCGGAAGAGATGATCTGGCCTGTGGCTGTTGGTGACGATATCCAAGTGGTCCTCGGCTTCTTTGACGATGAAGCCAGTGAAGAGGAACAGTTGAACGCCATGGTCCAGTACGAGCGTTCCTTCCACCCCAACCAGGGTATTGACTTTGCCCACAAGGACGGGGAAACCTTTGATGTGGTGGCCGCTTTGTCCGGTACAGTGCTCCAAGCCGATAAAGACCCTCTGGTCGGCTACTTTGTAGAATTGGAGCATGAGGACGGATTGGTAACCGTCTATCAAGGCTTGGAGGATGTGCAGGTAAGCGAAGGTGACCAGGTGAAGCAAGGTGATTTGCTTGGACGTGCTGGACGCAGTATTTTTAAGCAAGATTTGGGTGTACACGTCCACTTCCAGGTCAAAGAAAATGGTGTTCCGGTCAACCCCTATGCTTTTCTGTCTGAGCTGACCGACACCGAGGAAACGGAAGAAGAAGCCCGGTCTGAAGAAACAGATGCGGAAGATGACGCAGCTGAACAAACAGCTGAACAAGAAGATGATGAATAAACAAGTCAACAGTTTCTAGTGTGACTCCCCCTTAACCATAGAGAAGCCTGAGAAAGCCTCCCAGCTGTGGGACAAGCTTTTTCAGGCTATTTTTTGTGATAAAAAAATGATCTTTTTAGCTTGTCAGGCTTGGAATTAAAGCATATCTCCCTTTTTTGGCCAATATAATGTATCAGATTAAAAGTACAGGAGGCGAGGGGAGTGCACGATTACATCAAAGAGCGAACCTTGAAAATCGGGCTGCACATTGTTGAGACCAGAGCCACGGTTCGCAAAATTGCCAAAGAATTTGGTGTATCCAAAAGCACAGTGCACAAAGATCTAACCGAGCGACTGCCCGAAATCAATCCGGAACTGGCCAACGAAGTGAAAAAGATCCTGGAATATCACAAGTCGGTGCGCCATTTGCGTGGAGGGGAAGCGACCAAGATCAAGTATAAGCAGGAGAAAAAACGAGAGACTAAAGGCAAAGTCACTGCCAAACAAGCTGTGGTCAAATCGAAAGCAAAAGCAGGTTCGTAACTAATCTAAAAAATTCGACGCAAAATGGCAAATTTTTAACGTCAGAAAAAAGGATTTCCCTGATTAATTACGAAATATATATTCATACATACCAACTAAAAAATGCGACAGCGTGAGTACCAAGGTAAGTGGAATGATACAGGGAGGGCAAATGAACATGTTTAGTCGGGATATCGGAATCGATTTGGGAACGGCAAACGTGCTGATCCATATCAAGGGCAAAGGGATTGTGCTGAATGAACCGAGCGTTGTGGCCGTTGACAAAAACACAGGAAAAGTGCTGGCCGTTGGGGAAGAAGCCCGCCGGATGGTCGGACGGACACCAGGAAATATAGTAGCGACCCGTCCTTTAAAGGACGGTGTCATTGCCGATTTCGAAATAACGGAGGCCATGCTCAAACATTTCCTGCAAAAAATTGGCGTCAGAGGCTTTCTCAGCTCTCCGCGCATTTTAATCTGTTGTCCAACAAATATCACCTCTGTGGAACAAAAAGCGATTCGTGAAGCAGCAGAAAAAAGCGGAGCCAAGCGTGTCTTTTTAGAGGAAGAACCGAAAGTGGCAGCCATTGGCGCGGGCATGGACATCTTCCAACCCAGTGGAAATATGGTTGTTGATATTGGCGGTGGTACAACGGATATTGCCGTACTCTCCATGGGAGACATTGTCACCGCCTCTTCTATCAAAATGGCAGGGGACAAGTTCGATCAAGCCATTCAACATTTTATTAAACGGAAGTACAAGCTGTTGGTTGGGGAGCGGACGGCGGAAGATGTGAAACACCAGATTGCTACTGTATTTCCTGCTGCTCGTCAGGAAGAAATGGACATCCGCGGGCGGGACCTTGTCTCCGGGCTGCCCAAAACGATCACCATTACCTCCAATGAGGTCTACGAGGCATTGAAAGAGTCGGTGGAATACATTGTGTCCGCTGCCAGAGGCGTGTTGGAACGGACGCCCCCGGAATTGTCAGCGGATATCATTGACAAGGGCATCATTATTACCGGCGGGGGTGCGCTCTTGCACGGCATGGACATGCTGCTGACCGAAACGTTGCAAGTGCCTGCCTTGGTTGCGGACGATCCGATGACCTGCGTCGCCCGGGGAACAGGCATGATGCTGGAAAATTTGGATCGCATCCTCAGGAAAGCACTGGTATAACTTGTGTGAACAAAAGCGAAACAAAGGGAGGAGAAATGATGTTTAAAGGTGTCTATACCGCTGCATCAGGGATGATTAGTGCTGAACGGGTGCAAGAAATGCTCAGCCACAACCTGGCCAATGCCCAGACACCGGGTTATAAACAAGATCGGACTGCCATCAGGGCCTTTCCGGAGATGCTCATGCAGCGTATCCAGGCCCAGCAGGGTACAGGCTTAAGTGGCGGCTCAGCCAGAGGGATGGGCACAGTAGGGGCAGGGCGCAGCCTGACCCCCATTGGCACGTTACATACGGGCGTCTATGCCCAGGAAGGTGTGCCTCAATTTAGCCAGGGACCCATTCAGGAGACAGGACGGACCCTGGATGTGGCCATTATTGATCAAAGTTTGCCCGCCAATCCAGAGACGGGCCGGCAGGGACAGCTCTTTTTTGCTGTGCAAGTGGGAGATGACGGTGAGATCCGCTACACCAGAAACGGCCAATTTGCGATAGATGCAGAAGGCTATCTGGTCACGCCTGAAGGGTATTACGTGTTGGATGAGGCGCTTAATCCCATCTATACCGGCAATGACCTGTTTGTGGTCACAGAAGATGGGCATATCCTCCTGGATCCCCAAGTTTTGGCCACTGGTCCCGCAGGTGTTAATCCTGAACCCCGCCTGTGGCTGGGTTATACGGAACAGCCTCACCACCTGGTCAGAGAGGGGCACGGCTTGTGGCGCTGGGCAGGAGCTGCGGGAGAAGCGGACGAGCCTTTTGCTGAACCACAACTGATCGATGCAGTCCCCTTTCTGAATGCTGCGCAGAATGGGGGCAATGTGACCTTTCGTGTTCAACAGGGTTTTATTGAACAGTCCAATGTGGATGTCAGCCAAACCATGACCCAGATGCTGATGCAGTATCGCTTATATGAAGCCAATCAAAGAGTGCTGCAAACCTATGACCGCAGCATGGAGCTGGCTGCCAACCAGATCGGCAAATTGTACTAAAGCTAGCAAATTGATGAAGATAAAAGAAGAGGAGGAGTCTTGCCATGAACCGGATCATGCTCACCTCAGCCACCTCTTTGCGCCAATTGCAGCTTAAAGTGGATACCCATGCCCACAATCTGTCCAATCTGAATACAGCGGGCTTTAAACGGAGAGAAGCCACCTTTCAGGATCTCTTAACCCAACAGATCTATAACCAGCCCCATCCCGGGCAGGAAGCGGGCCGCCTCACGCCCTACGGGGTGCGTATCGGACACGGAGTCCGCATCAGCCAAACCACCTTGCGCCCCGAGCAAGGCGGAGTCCTGGTCACGGAGCGTCCGCTGGACTTCATGATTGAAGGTCCTCACGCCTGGTTCCGCCTGGGGCACACGGCGGTCGGTGAAGCCGGTGTCGAGGCAGGGGAAGTGGTCTATACCCGGGACGGCCACTTTCAGTTGGCTCCCCATCCGGAGCTGGACGGTTTGGTCAGGGTGGTGGCTGCTGACGGCTCACCCCTCTTGGCGGCCGACGGCGGGCAGATTACATTTCCAGCCCATTATGATACAATAGAGCTCAGGGAAGATGGAACACTGTTGGCCTATCCCGCTCAAACACCACAGGAGAGCGTGGAGTACAACCTGGCTGTGGCTTATATCGACCGGCCTGACCAGCTGGTGGCCATTGGCGACAACCGCTTTCGCTGGCCTGGTGATGCGGCCGATATTGAACTGATTAACCTGGTTGAGCAAGAGCCTGGCGGGCGGACCATCCGTTTGCGCCAGGGGGCCTTGGAAACGTCCAATGTGGACCTGGCTCAAGAAATGACCCAGGTGATGGCCACCCAGCGCCTGATGCAACTGCAGGCCCGTTCCATCTCTATTGCCGATGACATGATGGGCTTGGCCAATTCAATTCGTGCATAAGCCCTTGGTGAAGGGGATATTCTAATGGGGACAC is part of the Caldalkalibacillus uzonensis genome and encodes:
- a CDS encoding flagellar hook-basal body protein; the encoded protein is MNRIMLTSATSLRQLQLKVDTHAHNLSNLNTAGFKRREATFQDLLTQQIYNQPHPGQEAGRLTPYGVRIGHGVRISQTTLRPEQGGVLVTERPLDFMIEGPHAWFRLGHTAVGEAGVEAGEVVYTRDGHFQLAPHPELDGLVRVVAADGSPLLAADGGQITFPAHYDTIELREDGTLLAYPAQTPQESVEYNLAVAYIDRPDQLVAIGDNRFRWPGDAADIELINLVEQEPGGRTIRLRQGALETSNVDLAQEMTQVMATQRLMQLQARSISIADDMMGLANSIRA
- a CDS encoding flagellar hook-basal body protein, which translates into the protein MFKGVYTAASGMISAERVQEMLSHNLANAQTPGYKQDRTAIRAFPEMLMQRIQAQQGTGLSGGSARGMGTVGAGRSLTPIGTLHTGVYAQEGVPQFSQGPIQETGRTLDVAIIDQSLPANPETGRQGQLFFAVQVGDDGEIRYTRNGQFAIDAEGYLVTPEGYYVLDEALNPIYTGNDLFVVTEDGHILLDPQVLATGPAGVNPEPRLWLGYTEQPHHLVREGHGLWRWAGAAGEADEPFAEPQLIDAVPFLNAAQNGGNVTFRVQQGFIEQSNVDVSQTMTQMLMQYRLYEANQRVLQTYDRSMELAANQIGKLY
- a CDS encoding M23 family metallopeptidase; this encodes MPQQRIKRLKMARMVAEVMKMKEDQNQNQLSSQREEETPIPSSPWKKLMKKKWFFPAVYLAAAALILALITWYQNNNLDYAIDPDDLYDSVGYENEGETGEGVSDEDANLDPDALPVTGGPEEMIWPVAVGDDIQVVLGFFDDEASEEEQLNAMVQYERSFHPNQGIDFAHKDGETFDVVAALSGTVLQADKDPLVGYFVELEHEDGLVTVYQGLEDVQVSEGDQVKQGDLLGRAGRSIFKQDLGVHVHFQVKENGVPVNPYAFLSELTDTEETEEEARSEETDAEDDAAEQTAEQEDDE
- the spoIIID gene encoding sporulation transcriptional regulator SpoIIID — encoded protein: MHDYIKERTLKIGLHIVETRATVRKIAKEFGVSKSTVHKDLTERLPEINPELANEVKKILEYHKSVRHLRGGEATKIKYKQEKKRETKGKVTAKQAVVKSKAKAGS
- a CDS encoding rod shape-determining protein encodes the protein MFSRDIGIDLGTANVLIHIKGKGIVLNEPSVVAVDKNTGKVLAVGEEARRMVGRTPGNIVATRPLKDGVIADFEITEAMLKHFLQKIGVRGFLSSPRILICCPTNITSVEQKAIREAAEKSGAKRVFLEEEPKVAAIGAGMDIFQPSGNMVVDIGGGTTDIAVLSMGDIVTASSIKMAGDKFDQAIQHFIKRKYKLLVGERTAEDVKHQIATVFPAARQEEMDIRGRDLVSGLPKTITITSNEVYEALKESVEYIVSAARGVLERTPPELSADIIDKGIIITGGGALLHGMDMLLTETLQVPALVADDPMTCVARGTGMMLENLDRILRKALV